A region of Struthio camelus isolate bStrCam1 chromosome 30, bStrCam1.hap1, whole genome shotgun sequence DNA encodes the following proteins:
- the DCAF8 gene encoding DDB1- and CUL4-associated factor 8: MSDKGSSMDSKTDIVNGSLSSSPEEMSAEEGRETSSGIEVEASDLSLSLTGDDVGPNRTSTESRDTDTESSGEEKDSDSMDDTGHYSINEENRAHDRSHSEEEEEEDEEEEQRSHRRAQRKRANHDQDSSDDEQALEDWVSSETTALPQPRWQAVHALRERELGSSSRFVYEACGARVFVQRFRLQHGLEGHTGCVNTLHFNQRGTWLASGSDDLKVVVWDWVRRQPVLEFESGHKSNVFQAKFLPNSGDSTLAMCARDGQVRVAELSATQCCKNTKRVAQHKGASHKLALEPDSPCTFLSAGEDAVVFTIDLRQDRPASKLVVTKEKEKKVGLYTIYVNPANTYQFAVGGRDQFVRIYDQRKIDENENNGVLKKFCPHHLVNSESKANITCLVYSHDGSELLASYNDEDIYLFNSSHSDGAEYIKRYKGHRNNATVKGVNFYGPKSEFVVSGSDCGHIFLWEKSSCQIVQFMEGDKGGVVNCLEPHPHLPVLATSGLDHDVKIWAPTAENPTELAGLKEVIKKNKLERDEDSLHHTDMFDSHMLWFLMHHLRQRRHHRRRREPGAPDGDSDESPSSSDTSDDEEEGPDRVQCMPS, translated from the exons ATGTCGGATAAAGGGAGCAGCATGGACAGCAAGACGGACATAGTGAATG GCAGTTTGtccagcagcccagaggagaTGTCAGCTGAGGAAGGCCGAGAAACCTCCTCTGGTATTGAAGTGGAGGCCTCCGACCTCAGCTTGAGCCTCACAGGAGATGACGTGGGGCCCAACCGCACCAGCACAGAGAGCCGGGACACAGACACAGAGAGCTCGGGGGAAGAGAAGGACTCTGACAGCATGGATGACACGGGCCACTACTCCATAAATGAGGAGAATCGGGCCCATGACCGGTCGCActcggaggaggaagaggaggaggacgaaGAGGAGGAGCAGCGGTCCCACCGCCGCGCCCAGCGCAAACGTGCCAACCACGATCAAGACTCCTCCGATGATGAGCAGGCTCTGGAGGACTGGGTGTCCTCGGAGACCACGGcactgccccagccccgctgGCAGGCAGTCCATGCCCTCCGGGAAAGGGAGCTGGGCTCCAGCTCCCGCTTTGTCTATGAGGCCTGTGGGGCAAGGGTCTTTGTGCAACGCTTCCGCCTCCAGCATGGCCTCGAGGGCCACACGGGCTGCGTCAATACCCTGCACTTTAACCAGCGTGGCACGTGGCTGGCCAGTGGCAGTGATGACCTCAAAGTGGTGGTGTGGGACTGGGTCAGGAGGCAGCCGGTGCTGGAGTTTGAGAGCGGCCATAAGAGCAACGTCTTCCAG GCTAAGTTCCTTCCCAACAGCGGCGACTCCACTCTAGCCATGTGTGCTCGGGACGGCCAGGTCCGAGTAGCCGAGCTCTCCGCCACCCAGTGCTGCAAAAACACCAAGCGCGTGGCACAGCACAAAGGAGCTTCGCACAAG CTGGCCCTAGAACCGGATTCTCCATGCACTTTCCTATCAGCAGGTGAAGATGCTGTAGTCTTCACCATTGATCTGAGACAAGACCGACCTGCCTC GAAACTGGTTgtgacaaaggaaaaagagaagaaagtgggTCTGTATACCATCTACGTGAACCCAGCCAACACCTACCAGTTTGCTGTGGGAGGCAGAGATCAGTTTGTGAG GATTTATGACCAGCGAAAAATAGATGAGAATGAAAACAATGGTGTGCTAAAGAAGTTCTGCCCTCACCATTTG GTAAACAGCGAGTCCAAAGCTAACATCACCTGTCTCGTGTACAGCCACGATGGGTCAG AGCTCTTGGCCAGCTACAACGATGAAGACATTTATCTCTTCAACTCCTCTCACAGTGACGGAGCGGAGTATATCAAGAGATACAAGGGACATCGCAATAATGCCACTG TGAAAGGCGTCAATTTTTATGGCCCGAAAAGTGAGTTTGTGGTGAGCGGCAGTGACTGTGGCCACATCTTCCTGTGGGAGAAATCGTCCTGCCAGATCGTGCAGTTCATGGAGGGCGACAAGGGAGGAGTG gtgaaCTGCCTCGAGCCGCATCCTCACCTCCCCGTCCTGGCCACCAGCGGCCTTGACCACGATGTCAAGATCTGGGCGCCCACGGCAGAGAACCCCACCGAGCTGGCTGGCCTAAAGGAG GTGATCAAGAAGAACAAGCTGGAGCGGGATGAGGACAGTCTCCACCACACGGACATGTTTGACAGCCACATGCTCTGGTTCCTCATGCACCACCTCCGACAGAGGCGCCATCACCGG CGTCGAAGAGAGCCCGGGGCGCCGGACGGCGACTCGGACGAGTCTCCCAGCTCCTCCGACACCTCCGACGACGAGGAGGAGGGGCCGGACCGGGTGCAGTGCATGCCTTCGTGA